The sequence CAAAAGGGCACCAAGCAGGGTGGGATCACTCCCCCCAGTCCTCTGCCTCCTCCGGAGCGGGCTCCAGGCGCAAGGGGTCTAGCCCCACCACCTCCAGCTCCGCACCGCAGTCCTCACACACGATAAGCTCCCCAAGCTCAGGGTTTTCCAGCTGAATCTCTGCTCCGCATTCAGGGCAAGTGGCTACCATTCCTCATCCTCCTCTTCCACCTCGCTCCAGTCAGGGATGAAGCGGAAGCCGCACTCGGGGCACTCCACCTCCTGGCCTGGGTCCTCCTCGGATACCTCAAAGGTGTAGCCGCAACGGGGGCAGTCCACAAAGAAGGCCTCCAAGCCCTCTTCCGTCACCTCCACCTCGAGGGGATCCAAGGAGACCACCTCCAAGAAGGCCCCGCAGGCCTCGCACTCCAGCACATCCCCCACGTCCAGGGTTTCCAGGTCCTCGGCCAGCACCACGCTGACCTCGCCGCACACCGGGCAGGTGACCTCCAGGTCCTCCATGGGTCCAGTCTACTCCCCGGGGAAGCGGCCGTGCTTCTTGTAGTAGTCTAAGAGCGACCCTTCCCTTAAGGCCTCCAAAAGAAAAGGGGGTGGAGGTCTAAGGGCAAACCGTTCCCCTCCCCTCATTAGGACCCCCGCTTCCAAGTCCAACTCCACCTGATCCCCATCCTCTAGCGCATCCACCACCTCCTCCGATTCAAAGGGGACGATCCCCAGGTTCACCAGGTTGCGGAAAAAGATGCGGGCGTAGCTCTTGGCGATAACCGCCCGGATGCCCAGCTTGCGCAGGGCTTCAGGGGCATACTCCCTGCTGCTTCCAAGCCCGGCGTTCCTCCCGAAGACCAGGATGTCCCCCGGCTTCACCTCCTTGGCAAACTCCGGCCGCAAGTGGGCGAAGGCGAAGGTGTGAAACCGGTCCTCCCCCACCATGAAGGGGGCGTACTTGCCGGGGAGGATGTCGTCGGTGTTGATCTGGTCCCCAAACTTCCAGACCCTAGGCATGGGCTTCCTCCTCCAAAGGGGCCAGGTCCTCCGGGGTGGCGATGTACCCGGCCACCGCGCTGGCCGCGGCCACCCGGGGACTTGCCAGATAGATC is a genomic window of Thermus albus containing:
- the lysW gene encoding lysine biosynthesis protein LysW; amino-acid sequence: MVATCPECGAEIQLENPELGELIVCEDCGAELEVVGLDPLRLEPAPEEAEDWGE
- a CDS encoding paraquat-inducible protein A, whose protein sequence is MEDLEVTCPVCGEVSVVLAEDLETLDVGDVLECEACGAFLEVVSLDPLEVEVTEEGLEAFFVDCPRCGYTFEVSEEDPGQEVECPECGFRFIPDWSEVEEEDEEW
- a CDS encoding homoaconitate hydratase (catalyzes the formation of homoisocitrate from cis-homoaconitate), with the translated sequence MPRVWKFGDQINTDDILPGKYAPFMVGEDRFHTFAFAHLRPEFAKEVKPGDILVFGRNAGLGSSREYAPEALRKLGIRAVIAKSYARIFFRNLVNLGIVPFESEEVVDALEDGDQVELDLEAGVLMRGGERFALRPPPPFLLEALREGSLLDYYKKHGRFPGE